The region GTGTTTTACAAATTGGGTTACTTCAGCGCGGCCATAATCGCTTCAGGGTTGAACTCGCGAATCAGCGTGCCATTCACGTCCACAAACGGAATCCCGCCGCCGCCCAAGGCCTCATAGGCCTTGCGCGCCTGGGCGTCCTTCTCGATATCCAGCGCCTGGTAGGGAATGCCTTTCTGATCCAGAAAGCGCCGGATCTGCTTGCAGTAGCCACACCACTCGGTGGAATAGAGCACCACGCGCGCTGAGGCGCGTACCTGCTCCGACACCACCTGCGAGGGGTTGAACAGCCGCTCGATCTTGCCCCAGTTCTGGATGACTACCACGACCAGCAATACCAGCAGGACTTTCTTGAGAACCCCGCCAAGCATCAGTTACGGCGCTTGAGCTGGTCAGTCAATTGGGTCGGCAGACCCTTGATGATCAAGGTGCCGGCGGCCTCGTCGTACTCGATCTTGTCGCCCAGCAGGTGCGCTTCAAAGCTGATCGACAGCCCCTCGGCACGCCCGGTGAAACGACGGAACTGGTTGAGAGTGCGTTTGTCGGCCGGGATCTCCGGCGACAGGCCGTAATCCTTGTTGCGGATATGGTCGTAGAACGCCTTAGGCCGATCTTCATCGATCAAACCCGACAGTTCTTCCAGGCCCATCGGCTCGCCGAGCTTGGCCTGGCTGCTGGCGTAGTCCACGAGGGTCTTGGTTTTCTCGCGGGCCGATTCATCCGGCAGGTCTTCGCTTTCGACGAAGTCGCTGAATGCCTTGAGCAGGGTGCGGGTCTCGCCCGGGCCATCAATGCCTTCCTGGCAGCCGATAAAGTCGCGGAAGTACTCCGAGACCTTCTTGCCGTTCTTGCCCTTGATAAAGGAGATGTATTGCTTGGACTGCTTGTTGTTCTGCCACTCGGAGACGTTTATCCGTGCTGCCAGGTGCAATTGGCCCAGGTCCAGGTGGCGTGAGGGGGTCACGTCCAGCTGATCGGTCACGGCCACGCCTTCGCTGTGGTGGAGCAGGGCGATGGCCAGGTAGTCGGTCATGCCTTGTTGGTAGTGGGCAAACAGCACGTGGCCGCCGGTGGAGAGGTTGGACTCCTCCATCAGCTTTTGCAGATGTTCGACTGCCGTGCGGCTGAAGGTGGTGAAATCCTGGCCGCCGTCAAAATACTCCTTCAACCAGCCGCTGAACGGGTGCGCGCCGGACTCGGCATGGAAGAAACCCCAGGCCTTGCCTTGTTTG is a window of Pseudomonas antarctica DNA encoding:
- a CDS encoding glutaredoxin family protein, which codes for MLGGVLKKVLLVLLVVVVIQNWGKIERLFNPSQVVSEQVRASARVVLYSTEWCGYCKQIRRFLDQKGIPYQALDIEKDAQARKAYEALGGGGIPFVDVNGTLIREFNPEAIMAALK
- the yejK gene encoding nucleoid-associated protein YejK, whose protein sequence is MPIRHCIVHLIDKKPDGTPAILHARDSELAESAAIENMLADLNESYNAKQGKAWGFFHAESGAHPFSGWLKEYFDGGQDFTTFSRTAVEHLQKLMEESNLSTGGHVLFAHYQQGMTDYLAIALLHHSEGVAVTDQLDVTPSRHLDLGQLHLAARINVSEWQNNKQSKQYISFIKGKNGKKVSEYFRDFIGCQEGIDGPGETRTLLKAFSDFVESEDLPDESAREKTKTLVDYASSQAKLGEPMGLEELSGLIDEDRPKAFYDHIRNKDYGLSPEIPADKRTLNQFRRFTGRAEGLSISFEAHLLGDKIEYDEAAGTLIIKGLPTQLTDQLKRRN